Proteins from one Ipomoea triloba cultivar NCNSP0323 chromosome 1, ASM357664v1 genomic window:
- the LOC116019313 gene encoding uncharacterized protein LOC116019313 translates to MEVVESTDLDFTNDVERIKKNWQDFINKKEYEISCLKESMAKSQSVIDEGDALIAKVMLLIDDKKSLIPPIIKKLEKIHKEDKDLSTMLRKGSENVEEKGSENVEESYVVKYKEDVAAFEAQLKRKSIHLELLVEQSSLIKRHRKNNSREIVEVAKQLSDVIGILTEARDALMGYK, encoded by the exons ATGGAAGTTGTTGAAAGCACGGATTTGGATTTCACTAATGACGTTGAAAGGATCAAGAAAAATTGGCAAGATTTTATCAATAAAAAGGAATATGAAATCTCTTGCCTGAAAGAGTCCATGGCTAAATCTCAATCGGTTATTGATGAAGGAGATGCTTTGATTGCTAAAGTCATGTTACTTATTGATGATAAAAAATCCTTGATTCCTCCAATAATCAAGAAGCTGGAGAAG ATCCATAAGGAAGACAAGGACCTCTCGACTATGTTACGTAAGGGATCTGAGAACGTTGAGGAGAAGGGATCTGAGAACGTTGAGGAGTCTTATGTTGTCAAATACAAAGAAGATGTTGCTGCTTTTGAGGCGCAACTTAAAAGAAAGTCTATTCATCTCGAGTTGCTAGTAGAACAGTCCTCCCTGATTAAGCGGCATAGGAAGAACAATTCGCGAGAAATTGTAGAAGTTGCTAAACAGCTCTCTGATGTAATTGGTATCCTGACCGAGGCCCGGGATGCCTTGATGGGATATAAGTAG